One genomic segment of Candidatus Bathyarchaeia archaeon includes these proteins:
- a CDS encoding adenosine-specific kinase, whose protein sequence is MVEIKVVSIDIPEDCNVILGMAHFIKTVEDIYEAMVNSVPGIKFGLAFCESSGECLVRVEGTDEELKRAAAENMLKLGCGHSFIILMRGAYPINVLNAIKRVPEVCTVYAATANPLQVVVAETEQGRGILGVIDGLKPKGIEDEKGVEWRRSLLRKLGYKK, encoded by the coding sequence ATGGTTGAGATCAAAGTTGTGAGCATAGATATACCTGAAGACTGTAATGTGATTCTAGGGATGGCTCACTTCATAAAGACTGTTGAGGATATCTATGAAGCCATGGTTAACTCCGTCCCAGGCATAAAGTTCGGCTTAGCCTTCTGCGAAAGCAGCGGTGAATGCCTCGTTAGGGTTGAGGGAACAGATGAGGAGCTTAAGAGGGCTGCCGCCGAGAACATGCTTAAGCTTGGCTGCGGCCACTCCTTTATAATACTTATGCGTGGAGCATACCCGATAAACGTGCTAAACGCAATAAAGAGGGTTCCGGAGGTCTGCACGGTTTACGCTGCGACAGCGAACCCTCTTCAAGTTGTTGTAGCGGAGACGGAGCAGGGAAGAGGCATATTAGGCGTTATAGACGGATTGAAGCCTAAAGGCATTGAAGACGAGAAGGGAGTTGAGTGGCGGAGAAGCCTTCTAAGGAAGCTCGGCTATAAAAAATGA
- the carA gene encoding glutamine-hydrolyzing carbamoyl-phosphate synthase small subunit, translating to MEREKSPGKMKAGKAVLVLEDGTFFIGKGFGAVKKVSGEVVFSTGMVGYPESLTDPSYYGQILTLTYPLVGNYGVPAYDYNELGVPVSFESVGIKVTGLVIQELCVKPHHWASRRTLDEWLRSEGVPGIYGMDTRRLTKKLRERGVMLGILQVCEEGEEPDIDRLLEEVKGVPDPNERDLVSEVTIKEPIYYESDGNIRIALIDCGVKAGIIRCLLKRRVEVIRVPYNLPAEEILEFKPNGVLISNGPGDPKKCVKTIEAVRVLAEEGVPMMGICLGNQILSLAMGGDTYKMKYGHRSQNQPAYDLETGRCYITIQNHGYAVKAESLEKTSLKCWFINANDKTVEGIKSKDGLSFAIQWHPEASPGPYDTEFLFDEFLKRARRAG from the coding sequence TTGGAGCGCGAAAAGAGCCCCGGAAAAATGAAGGCCGGTAAGGCCGTTCTGGTTCTTGAGGATGGGACATTCTTCATCGGTAAGGGCTTCGGGGCTGTAAAGAAGGTTTCCGGCGAGGTTGTCTTCTCAACTGGGATGGTTGGTTACCCGGAGTCCTTAACAGACCCATCATATTATGGTCAGATTCTAACTTTAACGTATCCGCTCGTTGGAAATTATGGTGTTCCAGCATACGACTATAACGAGCTCGGCGTCCCCGTAAGCTTTGAATCCGTTGGGATTAAGGTTACCGGGCTCGTGATCCAAGAGCTATGCGTGAAGCCCCACCACTGGGCTTCTAGAAGAACACTTGATGAGTGGCTTAGGAGTGAAGGTGTCCCGGGAATATATGGGATGGACACTAGGCGCTTAACGAAGAAGCTCCGTGAGAGAGGCGTTATGCTCGGCATACTCCAAGTATGTGAGGAAGGCGAGGAGCCGGATATAGATAGGCTGCTTGAGGAGGTTAAGGGCGTTCCAGATCCAAATGAGCGCGACTTGGTCAGCGAGGTCACAATTAAGGAGCCAATCTACTATGAGAGCGACGGAAATATTAGGATAGCCTTAATAGACTGCGGTGTAAAGGCTGGGATAATAAGATGCTTGCTTAAACGCCGAGTGGAAGTTATAAGGGTTCCCTACAATCTCCCGGCCGAGGAGATCCTTGAGTTTAAGCCGAACGGTGTCTTGATAAGTAATGGGCCGGGAGACCCGAAGAAGTGCGTTAAAACTATAGAAGCCGTTAGGGTTCTTGCGGAGGAAGGGGTGCCTATGATGGGCATATGTTTAGGGAACCAGATTCTCTCGTTGGCTATGGGCGGCGACACGTATAAAATGAAGTATGGCCATAGGTCTCAGAATCAGCCGGCCTATGACCTTGAGACGGGACGCTGCTACATAACGATCCAGAATCACGGCTATGCTGTTAAGGCTGAATCCCTAGAGAAAACCAGTCTAAAATGCTGGTTTATAAACGCCAATGATAAAACTGTTGAGGGCATAAAATCTAAGGATGGTTTATCCTTCGCCATTCAGTGGCATCCAGAGGCTTCCCCCGGACCATATGACACAGAGTTCCTTTTCGATGAGTTTCTTAAGAGGGCTAGGAGGGCTGGGTGA
- a CDS encoding 30S ribosomal protein S30e, which yields MPTHGSLSKAGKVRSQTPKIEPLPKTSKPPRIRVKRNYEKRIMLQRKPGQNWIL from the coding sequence ATGCCGACCCACGGTAGCCTTTCAAAAGCCGGGAAAGTCCGTTCACAAACCCCGAAGATTGAACCTCTACCGAAGACTAGCAAACCGCCTAGAATAAGAGTTAAGAGAAACTATGAGAAGAGGATAATGCTTCAGAGAAAACCGGGCCAAAACTGGATACTCTAA
- a CDS encoding NFYB/HAP3 family transcription factor subunit, with product MGELAIAAMHRICKKAGAERVSESAAIQLAKVLEEIGIKIGREAVDFAMHAGRKTVKAEDIEIAAKKVLSR from the coding sequence ATGGGCGAATTAGCCATTGCAGCCATGCATAGGATCTGTAAGAAAGCTGGCGCTGAAAGGGTAAGCGAGTCAGCAGCAATACAGCTGGCTAAAGTACTGGAGGAGATAGGGATAAAAATCGGTAGAGAAGCAGTAGACTTCGCAATGCACGCGGGCAGAAAAACCGTGAAAGCGGAAGACATAGAAATAGCCGCCAAAAAAGTCCTAAGCAGATAG
- the udg gene encoding type-4 uracil-DNA glycosylase, which translates to MASSMETKLKFFQQLTLEVNACKRCGLWRNRRKPVLGDGDINASIVFIGEAPGYWEDIKGKPFVGSAGKLLDEILRENSISRDEVYITNIVKCRPPENRDPHPDEVAACSGYLERQLDLIRPRIIVTLGRHSTAYIFSRAGIPFKSMSEAQGKIYEVDLWGRKVHVVPSYHPAAALYNVKLRDEIRSAIKLIRRLMG; encoded by the coding sequence ATGGCTTCAAGCATGGAGACCAAGCTTAAATTTTTCCAGCAGCTGACGCTTGAGGTTAACGCGTGTAAAAGATGCGGTCTATGGAGAAATCGCAGAAAACCAGTTCTAGGCGACGGAGACATAAACGCGTCGATAGTTTTCATCGGTGAAGCCCCGGGATACTGGGAGGATATTAAGGGAAAACCCTTCGTCGGCTCGGCTGGAAAGCTTCTGGACGAAATCCTCAGAGAGAACAGCATTTCTAGAGATGAGGTCTACATAACAAATATTGTGAAGTGTAGGCCGCCCGAGAATAGAGACCCGCACCCTGATGAAGTCGCAGCGTGCAGCGGTTATCTCGAGAGGCAGCTGGATTTAATAAGGCCTAGGATAATTGTGACCCTTGGCAGGCATTCGACAGCGTATATTTTCTCTAGGGCAGGCATACCGTTTAAGTCTATGAGTGAGGCTCAAGGAAAAATATACGAGGTGGATCTCTGGGGGAGAAAAGTACATGTGGTTCCATCATATCATCCGGCGGCGGCCCTCTACAACGTGAAACTTAGAGACGAGATTAGAAGCGCAATAAAGCTTATTAGGAGATTAATGGGATAA
- a CDS encoding glycosyltransferase, with product MVEEKPLRVSVVIPTLQEGKYIGRLLARIASVDPSLEIIVVDGGSTDGTVEVAGKFTDKVYVFNRRGIGRARNYGALKASGDIIVFMDADVEPPPDFVEKVLSAFRDRSVVGVTCNIMPKSSGPSLIAFFLFYNLLLRLLSHVKPHSRGEFLAVRREAFLKIGGFDERLPCLEDHELAFRLSKVGRILFLSDLTVYESMRRFKRIGFLGVLKLWISNYISLILFNRTLSESWEPIR from the coding sequence ATGGTGGAGGAAAAACCCTTAAGGGTCTCGGTGGTAATCCCAACCCTTCAGGAAGGGAAGTATATTGGCAGATTACTTGCGAGGATAGCCAGCGTTGATCCAAGCCTAGAAATAATCGTTGTTGACGGCGGCAGCACTGATGGAACCGTTGAAGTGGCCGGAAAGTTTACGGATAAGGTTTATGTGTTTAATAGGCGCGGCATAGGTAGGGCGAGGAATTACGGTGCTTTAAAGGCGAGCGGCGACATAATAGTGTTTATGGATGCTGATGTTGAGCCTCCACCAGACTTTGTTGAGAAGGTTCTCTCAGCTTTTAGGGATAGAAGTGTTGTCGGGGTAACATGCAACATTATGCCTAAGAGCTCAGGACCCTCTCTTATAGCCTTCTTTCTCTTCTATAATTTGTTGTTAAGGTTGCTCTCACATGTTAAGCCGCATTCAAGGGGGGAGTTCCTAGCTGTTAGGCGTGAAGCCTTCCTAAAAATTGGGGGGTTTGATGAGAGGCTTCCATGCTTAGAGGATCATGAATTAGCCTTTCGCCTCTCTAAGGTCGGCAGAATACTTTTTCTCAGCGATTTAACGGTTTACGAGTCTATGAGAAGGTTTAAGCGTATAGGTTTTTTAGGTGTGCTCAAGTTATGGATAAGTAATTATATCTCACTTATCCTATTTAATAGAACGTTATCGGAATCCTGGGAGCCTATACGATGA
- a CDS encoding argininosuccinate synthase produces MVKKIVLAYSGGLDTSVLIKWLQQKYSAEVITVTLDVGQKEDLKAIEEKAYRLGVLKHYSIDAKDEFARNYVFPAIKANALYEGKYPVSTALSRPLIASKLVEVAEKEHADAVAHGCTGKGNDQVRIEVSVKALNPNLKVIAPVREWNMTRDAEIDFAREHGIPVPVDKGKPYSVDQNLWGRSIECGILEHPDEEPPEDAFEWTVPPEKAPDKPEYISVEFEDGVPVALNGKGMEPVELIDSLNNIAGKHGVGRIDHMEDRLVGIKSREVYECPAATAIIEAHKDLEKMVLTRHEVLFKHHIDAEWAYLVYAGLWMDPLKEDLDAFINKTQERVKGEVRVKLFKGNALVVGRSSPYSLYDIHLATYNIDTTFDQTSSAGFIELWGLPTRVARALKRVRKG; encoded by the coding sequence TTGGTGAAGAAAATAGTTTTAGCCTATTCGGGCGGCTTAGACACGTCCGTGCTCATAAAGTGGCTTCAACAAAAGTATAGCGCTGAGGTCATAACCGTAACGCTGGATGTCGGCCAGAAAGAGGATTTAAAGGCTATTGAGGAAAAAGCCTACAGGCTCGGCGTCCTAAAGCACTATTCGATCGACGCAAAAGACGAGTTCGCCAGAAACTATGTTTTCCCAGCGATTAAGGCTAATGCGCTCTATGAGGGTAAATATCCCGTCAGCACGGCTTTATCGAGGCCGCTGATAGCCTCAAAGCTCGTCGAGGTCGCCGAAAAAGAGCATGCGGACGCCGTTGCGCATGGGTGTACTGGTAAGGGCAACGACCAAGTCCGCATAGAGGTCTCCGTTAAGGCGTTGAACCCGAACCTTAAGGTTATAGCGCCCGTAAGGGAGTGGAACATGACTAGGGACGCCGAGATAGATTTCGCGAGGGAGCATGGCATACCAGTCCCAGTCGATAAGGGTAAGCCTTACAGCGTAGACCAGAACCTTTGGGGCCGCTCAATAGAGTGCGGAATACTTGAACACCCCGATGAAGAGCCGCCTGAAGATGCCTTCGAATGGACTGTTCCGCCGGAGAAAGCGCCTGATAAGCCAGAATACATTAGCGTAGAGTTTGAGGACGGTGTTCCAGTAGCCTTGAATGGCAAAGGCATGGAGCCCGTTGAACTCATAGACAGCCTAAATAATATTGCTGGGAAACATGGGGTTGGCCGAATAGACCATATGGAGGACCGTTTAGTTGGAATAAAGTCTAGGGAGGTCTACGAGTGCCCTGCTGCAACGGCCATTATAGAGGCGCATAAAGATCTTGAGAAGATGGTTCTCACGAGACATGAGGTTCTCTTCAAACATCATATTGACGCCGAGTGGGCTTACCTCGTTTACGCTGGATTATGGATGGATCCGCTTAAGGAGGATTTAGACGCGTTCATCAACAAGACGCAGGAGAGGGTTAAAGGCGAAGTTAGGGTTAAGCTCTTTAAGGGTAATGCGCTGGTTGTCGGGCGTTCTTCGCCTTATTCGCTCTACGACATACATTTGGCCACATATAACATTGACACAACCTTCGACCAGACCTCCTCAGCCGGGTTCATCGAGCTTTGGGGTTTACCAACAAGGGTTGCTAGAGCCCTTAAGAGGGTTAGGAAGGGCTGA
- a CDS encoding radical SAM protein produces the protein MSLARRAVKSPGTYHAQWFITRRCNYRCRGCTVWMDQDSEELSTEDVKRGLDILRDIGVLEIVFSGGNPLLREDIGEILNYASKYFITTVYDNGSVAAGKIEVLRNVDFVAISLDTLDEKKNDYLKGVDGAWRRAMDAIEKLKSEGIHVGVSPTISQMNLYEIIDFTKYFSERGVPVWYCLYSYDYQPDRGAFSIGRRNDEYEITDGKTLAAICDELMEMKRENEHIYITRKTLEAVRQLALTGRRIWRCAALESFLVVDHMGRVSGCHCREPLVSIFDLPRVWRSSWIKGLREEYSRCTNCVYLCYIFYSVHRGLSGLLEIILDQWKSVKDYV, from the coding sequence TTGAGTCTGGCTAGGCGGGCAGTAAAGTCTCCTGGAACATACCATGCTCAATGGTTTATAACTAGGAGGTGTAATTACCGCTGTAGGGGCTGTACTGTTTGGATGGATCAGGATTCTGAGGAGCTGTCAACAGAGGATGTGAAGCGCGGTTTGGATATACTGCGCGATATAGGGGTCTTGGAGATAGTTTTTTCGGGCGGAAACCCACTTCTTCGCGAGGATATTGGCGAAATATTGAATTACGCGTCCAAATACTTCATTACAACCGTTTACGATAATGGGAGCGTTGCTGCCGGCAAGATTGAGGTACTAAGAAACGTTGACTTCGTGGCTATATCCTTGGACACGTTGGATGAGAAGAAGAACGACTACCTTAAAGGCGTGGACGGCGCCTGGAGGAGGGCCATGGATGCGATTGAGAAACTTAAGAGCGAAGGAATTCATGTTGGGGTCTCACCGACGATATCTCAAATGAACCTTTACGAGATAATTGACTTCACAAAATATTTTTCGGAACGCGGCGTACCAGTATGGTATTGCCTATACTCGTATGATTATCAGCCGGATAGAGGCGCCTTCTCGATAGGTAGAAGGAACGATGAGTATGAGATAACTGATGGGAAAACGTTAGCCGCGATATGCGACGAGTTGATGGAGATGAAAAGGGAAAACGAGCACATATATATAACTAGGAAAACCCTTGAGGCTGTAAGGCAATTGGCTTTAACAGGTCGGAGGATATGGAGATGTGCGGCTCTAGAGAGCTTCCTAGTGGTAGACCATATGGGTAGGGTTTCAGGCTGCCATTGTAGGGAGCCGTTGGTCTCGATATTTGATCTGCCGAGAGTTTGGAGGAGCAGTTGGATTAAAGGGCTTAGGGAGGAGTATAGCCGATGCACCAACTGCGTATATTTATGCTACATATTTTACTCAGTGCATAGAGGGCTATCCGGCTTATTAGAAATAATCTTAGATCAGTGGAAGAGCGTCAAAGATTACGTTTAG
- a CDS encoding sugar phosphate isomerase/epimerase: protein MFVGFLTAPLRDWSLEKIVKWVSENGFRGLEVSVSPALKHIEVDRVLAGGAGEIKRLFHERDLKISGLAFYSIRILEDEGEQKYLLKIIEAASALDVNVVCTLAGGPIKGKDKMQTLREDFPRVFSPIVDAAREHGVKIALENWYATNLQGLDHFQAAFESIPDRTLGLNFDPSHLFWQQIDYIEAVHKFGDRIYHTHAKDTEILPFKLRYVGVLGRGWWRYRIPGWGGINWRSYITALKEVGYNYVLSIEHEDPFFSPEDGLIDGRRFLEGILFNA from the coding sequence ATGTTTGTTGGTTTCCTCACAGCGCCATTAAGAGACTGGAGTCTAGAGAAGATTGTTAAGTGGGTTTCCGAAAATGGATTTAGAGGTCTAGAGGTTTCAGTTTCACCAGCCTTAAAGCACATTGAGGTCGATAGGGTCTTGGCTGGCGGAGCCGGCGAGATTAAGCGTCTATTCCATGAAAGAGACTTAAAGATATCGGGTTTAGCCTTCTATAGCATAAGAATACTTGAGGACGAGGGCGAACAGAAGTATCTGCTAAAGATTATTGAAGCCGCTTCAGCCCTAGACGTGAACGTGGTCTGCACCTTAGCTGGCGGCCCAATTAAAGGCAAGGATAAGATGCAGACTTTGAGGGAAGACTTCCCAAGGGTTTTCAGCCCGATTGTTGATGCCGCTAGAGAGCACGGTGTGAAAATAGCCTTGGAGAACTGGTATGCAACCAATCTTCAGGGTTTAGATCACTTTCAAGCCGCCTTTGAGAGCATCCCGGATAGGACTTTAGGCTTAAACTTTGATCCATCGCATCTCTTCTGGCAGCAGATAGATTACATTGAGGCCGTCCATAAATTTGGCGACAGAATCTATCACACGCATGCCAAAGACACCGAGATACTGCCCTTCAAGCTTAGATACGTCGGTGTTTTAGGTAGGGGCTGGTGGAGATACCGGATACCTGGCTGGGGCGGGATAAACTGGCGCTCATACATTACGGCCCTTAAGGAGGTAGGCTACAACTACGTGCTCAGCATCGAACATGAAGACCCATTCTTCAGCCCAGAGGACGGGTTAATTGATGGGCGAAGATTCCTTGAAGGCATACTATTTAATGCTTAA
- a CDS encoding methyltransferase domain-containing protein: protein MVGLEYWRIKRETARYYDRIARIYDALYSYEQNLKIKEILKNVDIEPSDIVLDLGCGTGLLFEHIARLSGLMVGVDISIGALRRAKNLVKRSGLNMVHLIRADADFLPFKDHFFNKVFAVTMLQNMPNPQLTLKEMLRVAKENSEIIVTGLKGAFTRELFSRTLAEAGLSFFLADTEDKVKCYIAVCWLGEKRPIPAKNINNGTVEIIF, encoded by the coding sequence ATGGTCGGCTTAGAATACTGGAGAATAAAACGTGAGACGGCCAGATATTACGATAGAATCGCAAGGATATATGATGCGTTGTATAGTTATGAGCAGAATCTAAAGATTAAGGAGATCCTAAAAAACGTTGATATTGAGCCGAGCGACATTGTTCTGGACCTTGGCTGCGGAACCGGTCTCCTTTTTGAGCATATTGCCAGATTGTCTGGGCTGATGGTTGGAGTTGACATCTCCATAGGAGCTCTCAGGAGAGCAAAGAACCTCGTTAAGAGAAGCGGCTTAAATATGGTGCATTTAATTAGGGCTGACGCTGACTTCCTACCGTTTAAAGACCATTTTTTCAATAAGGTTTTCGCTGTAACAATGCTTCAGAACATGCCTAACCCCCAGCTAACTCTGAAAGAAATGTTAAGAGTGGCCAAAGAAAATTCGGAAATAATTGTAACTGGACTTAAAGGAGCGTTCACAAGAGAGCTATTCTCAAGAACTCTGGCGGAGGCCGGCTTATCCTTCTTCTTAGCGGATACTGAGGATAAGGTTAAGTGCTATATTGCAGTATGCTGGTTGGGGGAAAAGCGTCCTATACCCGCTAAAAACATAAATAATGGAACCGTTGAAATAATATTTTAA
- a CDS encoding ABC transporter ATP-binding protein, whose amino-acid sequence MTPIIEMVDVWKSYDGVQALRGLNLQVQRGEIFGLIGPNGAGKTTTLKIIVGLLKMDRGIVRVSGVDISEEPYEYKKIIGYVPESVSLPDYLTVEEFLMYSGKIREVPNEEIKERMNHFIDLFELREKRRALIVSLSRGMRQKVAIASALIHDPYLLILDEPFIGIDPMGQHVLKELFNERVKDGKTIFISTHMLDTAERLCNRVAIIYRGQNIASGDLEDLKQMSRSGENATLEEVFLKLTEEAKEQPIEETVEKKRGFFGLWGRRRT is encoded by the coding sequence ATGACACCTATCATTGAAATGGTGGATGTATGGAAGTCTTATGATGGCGTTCAGGCGCTTAGAGGCTTAAATCTACAGGTTCAGAGGGGAGAGATCTTTGGGCTTATTGGCCCAAACGGCGCTGGGAAGACGACTACGCTTAAAATAATAGTTGGCTTGCTGAAAATGGATAGGGGCATCGTGAGGGTTAGCGGCGTAGATATAAGCGAAGAACCATACGAGTATAAGAAGATTATTGGGTATGTTCCGGAGTCCGTTTCCCTGCCAGACTACCTAACCGTTGAGGAGTTCCTCATGTATTCTGGGAAGATTAGGGAAGTTCCGAACGAGGAGATTAAGGAGAGAATGAACCATTTCATCGATCTTTTTGAGCTTAGGGAGAAGAGAAGAGCGCTTATAGTTTCGCTTTCAAGGGGCATGCGGCAGAAGGTTGCGATAGCCTCGGCGCTCATACATGACCCATACCTGCTAATCCTCGATGAACCGTTCATCGGCATAGATCCCATGGGTCAGCATGTTCTTAAAGAGCTGTTTAATGAGAGGGTTAAGGATGGTAAAACCATATTTATATCCACGCATATGCTGGACACAGCTGAGAGGCTGTGCAACAGGGTTGCAATAATCTATAGGGGGCAGAACATCGCTTCAGGAGACCTAGAAGACCTTAAACAAATGTCTAGAAGCGGCGAAAACGCAACCCTGGAGGAAGTCTTCCTCAAGTTAACGGAGGAAGCAAAAGAGCAGCCGATTGAGGAGACTGTTGAGAAGAAAAGGGGATTTTTCGGCCTTTGGGGGAGAAGGAGAACGTGA
- the argH gene encoding argininosuccinate lyase, protein MSELLRGGRLIRSRADIIKFTSSIESDIKLLKHVMNINRAHVIMLIENKIIRAEEGSKILGALISLEERLTLRPDIEDVHMLVEEEVIRCLGMDVGGNLNLAKSRNDQVATAIRMALREELLNIMELTVNLQEALIGAAEKNIDAIIPGYTHLQPAQPTTLAHYLLAQSDMLGRSLERLLSAYSHVNLCPMGAGALATTSFPISRERVAELLGFDGLVENSLDAVSSRDFLLEVLAALSVMAVDLSRLAEDLILWSSMEFGLIELPDEFTSTSSIMPQKKNPEVPEVVRARMGSIIGDFTAASIILKGLPSTYNLDFQEATPKLWDACRIMSETLKMLSELIGSIKVKEETIKKPHLSFSAATELANILVRNHNIPFRLAHKVVGALVKALIDGGKTLYDATPETLAEISREILGSPIHVNAEELRRAIDPACFVESHSVRGGPSRREVERMISARRAALSQRKGSIEALRRCIEESIDALNTIAKSYAAQEFSHHKV, encoded by the coding sequence ATGTCCGAGCTGCTTCGGGGCGGTAGGCTCATAAGATCTAGGGCAGACATCATCAAGTTTACTTCCTCAATAGAGAGCGACATTAAGCTGCTTAAGCACGTTATGAACATTAATAGGGCTCATGTAATAATGCTAATAGAGAACAAGATAATACGCGCCGAGGAAGGCTCAAAGATTCTGGGAGCGCTAATCAGCCTAGAGGAGAGATTAACCCTTAGACCGGACATCGAAGACGTTCACATGCTAGTCGAGGAAGAGGTTATAAGATGCCTAGGGATGGATGTTGGCGGAAACCTCAATTTGGCGAAGAGCCGAAACGATCAAGTCGCAACAGCCATAAGGATGGCTTTAAGAGAGGAGCTGCTCAACATAATGGAGCTGACCGTCAACCTTCAAGAGGCGCTCATCGGGGCGGCTGAAAAGAACATTGACGCCATTATTCCCGGATATACGCATTTGCAGCCAGCTCAGCCGACAACCCTCGCCCATTATCTACTGGCGCAATCCGATATGCTAGGTAGAAGCCTAGAGAGACTGCTCAGCGCCTATAGCCATGTTAATCTATGCCCAATGGGCGCCGGAGCCCTAGCGACAACGAGCTTTCCAATAAGCCGCGAGAGGGTTGCGGAGCTGCTGGGCTTCGACGGGCTTGTTGAGAACTCGCTTGACGCGGTTAGCTCAAGGGATTTTCTCCTTGAGGTTTTAGCAGCCCTATCCGTTATGGCTGTCGACTTAAGCCGCCTAGCCGAAGACTTAATTTTATGGTCTTCCATGGAGTTCGGCTTGATAGAGCTTCCAGACGAGTTCACATCAACGAGCAGCATAATGCCCCAAAAGAAGAACCCGGAGGTTCCTGAGGTTGTGAGGGCTAGAATGGGTTCAATAATAGGCGACTTTACGGCTGCCTCAATAATCTTAAAGGGTCTCCCATCAACATACAATCTAGACTTTCAGGAGGCAACGCCTAAACTCTGGGATGCATGCAGAATCATGAGTGAAACGCTGAAGATGCTTTCAGAGCTGATTGGAAGCATAAAGGTTAAGGAGGAAACCATCAAGAAGCCCCATCTGAGCTTTTCGGCGGCTACTGAGCTCGCAAACATCCTTGTTAGAAACCATAATATTCCATTCAGGCTCGCCCATAAGGTTGTAGGAGCATTAGTTAAAGCCCTAATAGACGGGGGGAAAACCCTCTATGACGCTACGCCAGAAACTCTGGCGGAAATCTCAAGGGAGATTTTAGGCTCACCGATACATGTTAACGCTGAAGAATTGCGGAGAGCAATTGATCCAGCATGCTTCGTGGAATCTCACAGCGTTAGGGGAGGGCCTTCTAGAAGGGAGGTTGAAAGGATGATCTCCGCAAGAAGAGCAGCGCTCAGCCAGCGTAAAGGCAGCATAGAAGCGTTAAGAAGATGCATCGAGGAGTCAATTGACGCGCTTAACACCATAGCCAAATCCTATGCTGCGCAGGAATTCTCCCACCATAAAGTTTAA
- the nucS gene encoding endonuclease NucS, with amino-acid sequence MRREKPAIISENPSLDEAVDILNKAFSERRTVIVVGNCWVEYQGRASSKLEPGERITIIKEDGSVLVHRPSGYEPVNWQPPGCILQAYKGEDFLTIVSVKRSPKETVKIFFDKIFFLSVLELKDEGEFSLYASEEDMRRAILMEPSIIEEGFKPIEYEKKVEPGFIDVYGVDKDGCMVVVEIKRRTAGREAVLQLARYVEALKADLGREVRGILAAPDVSKEAGKLLISLGLSFKRVDPRRCSQIISGVGEKAGERKIMDFL; translated from the coding sequence TTGCGCCGCGAAAAGCCAGCCATTATAAGCGAGAACCCAAGCCTAGATGAAGCCGTCGACATCCTCAACAAGGCCTTCAGCGAGCGGAGAACCGTTATAGTAGTTGGAAACTGCTGGGTTGAGTATCAGGGTAGGGCGAGCTCGAAGCTCGAGCCGGGCGAGAGGATCACGATAATTAAGGAGGATGGTTCAGTCCTAGTTCATAGACCTAGTGGGTATGAGCCAGTTAATTGGCAGCCTCCCGGCTGCATCCTCCAAGCATATAAAGGCGAAGATTTCCTCACCATCGTGTCTGTGAAGAGGAGCCCAAAGGAAACCGTGAAAATATTTTTTGATAAAATATTCTTTCTCTCCGTTCTGGAACTGAAGGATGAGGGCGAGTTCTCGCTCTATGCGAGTGAGGAAGACATGCGGAGGGCGATTCTCATGGAGCCCTCGATAATTGAGGAGGGCTTTAAGCCGATTGAGTACGAAAAGAAGGTTGAACCCGGCTTCATAGATGTTTACGGCGTGGATAAGGATGGCTGTATGGTTGTTGTTGAAATAAAGCGTAGAACAGCTGGCAGAGAAGCCGTACTACAGCTAGCCAGATACGTTGAAGCGTTGAAGGCTGATTTGGGCCGCGAGGTGAGGGGGATACTGGCTGCACCAGATGTATCGAAAGAGGCCGGTAAACTCTTAATCTCTTTGGGCTTAAGCTTTAAAAGGGTTGATCCGAGAAGGTGCTCACAGATAATTTCAGGTGTAGGTGAGAAAGCCGGGGAGAGAAAAATAATGGACTTTCTTTAA
- a CDS encoding 30S ribosomal protein S17e yields the protein MGNVRPEKVKRIARELIRKYPDKFTSNFEENKKILSSMAFIPSTRLRNSIAGYITRLVSIYHTQTPEKPEKQMGEK from the coding sequence TTGGGGAACGTGCGTCCAGAAAAGGTTAAGAGAATAGCGCGCGAATTAATCAGAAAGTATCCGGATAAGTTTACATCTAACTTTGAGGAGAACAAGAAGATTTTATCTAGCATGGCGTTCATCCCATCCACTAGGCTTAGAAACAGCATCGCAGGCTACATAACAAGGCTGGTCTCCATATATCATACGCAGACCCCGGAGAAACCTGAAAAACAGATGGGCGAGAAATAA